One region of Camelina sativa cultivar DH55 chromosome 6, Cs, whole genome shotgun sequence genomic DNA includes:
- the LOC104792181 gene encoding pentatricopeptide repeat-containing protein At3g59040 isoform X2 translates to MGMLAPRKFLQKRRKMEVFKDAADETDQKRWRGLMLEIESTGSAVPVLRQYRTDGDQGLPRDLVLGTLVRFKQLKKWNLVSEILEWLRYQNWWNFSEMDFLMLITAYGKLGNFNGAERVLSVLSKMGSSPNVISYTALMESYGRGGKCNNAEAIFRRMQTSGPEPSAVTYQIILKTFVEGNKFKEAEEVFETLLDEKKSPLKPDQKMYHMMIYMYKKAGNYDKARKVFASMAGKGVPQSTVTYNSLMSFETNYKEVSKIYDQMQRSGIQPDVVSYALLIKAYGRARREEEALSVFEEMLDAGVRPTHKAYNILLDAFAISGMVEQAKTVFNSMRRDRIFPDLWSYSTMLSAYVNASDMEGAEKFFKRIKVDKFEPNVVTYGTMIKGYAKANDVEKMMEVYEKMRLSGIKANQTILTTIMDASGRCKDFGSAIGWYKEMESCGVPPDQKAKNVLLSLASTQDELEEAKELTGLRNETTTIIARVYGSDDDEEEEDISSESSDDEDEDEDEGDDDDARETVLYDKAQEGSLGYDSLQTEELVGL, encoded by the exons ATGGGAATGCTGGCCCCAAGGAAGTTCCTgcaaaagaggaggaagatggaGGTTTTCAAAGATGCAGCTGACGAGACGGATCAGAAGAGATGGAGagggctaatgctagagattgaATCTACGGGTTCTGCTGTTCCCGTGCTTAGGCAATACAGAACTGACGGTGACCAAGGTCTTCCCAGGGATCTTGTTTTGGGTACTTTGGTTAGATTTAAGCAGCTTAAGAAATGGAACCTTGTCAGTGAG ATTCTTGAATGGCTTAGATACCAGAACTGGTGGAACTTCAGTGAAATGGATTTTTTGATGCTCATTACAGCTTATGGGAAACTAGGAAACTTTAACGGAGCTGAAAGGGTTTTGAGCGTACTGAGTAAGATGGGCTCGAGTCCAAACGTGATTTCTTATACCGCTCTCATGGAATCTTATGGGAGAGGAGGCAAATGCAACAATGCTGAAGCGATATTTCGGAGGATGCAGACTTCAGGCCCAGAGCCTTCTGCTGTAACTTATCAGATTATACTTAAGACTTTTGTAGAGGGGAACAAATTTAAAGAAGCTGAAGAGGTTTTTGAGACTCTTTTAGATGAGAAGAAATCCCCATTAAAGCCGGATCAAAAGATGTATCACATGATGATATACATGTACAAGAAGGCTGGAAACTATGATAAGGCTCGAAAAGTATTTGCTTCAATGGCTGGGAAAGGAGTTCCCCAGTCTACTGTCACTTACAACAGCCTTATGTCTTTTGAAACTAATTATAAAGAAGTTTCTAAGATCTATGACCAG ATGCAAAGATCTGGTATCCAACCCGACGTTGTTAGTTATGCTTTACTTATCAAAGCATATGGAAGAGCCAGGAGAGAGGAAGAAGCTCTATCTGTTTTTGAAGAGATGCTTGATGCTGGTGTAAG gCCGACACATAAAGCTTATAACattttgcttgatgcatttgctaTTTCTGGGATGGTGGAGCAAGCAAAGACCGTCTTTAATAGCATGCGGCGGGACAG AATTTTCCCGGATCTCTGGTCCTACTCAACTATGTTATCAGCATATGTGAATGCCTCTGACATGGAGGGTGCTGAGAAATTCTTCAAGAGGATAAAAGTAGATAAATTTGAACCGAATGTAGTCACCTACGGGACAATGATAAAAGGGTATGCAAAAGCGAATGATGTTGAGAAGATGATGGAGGTATATGAGAAAATGAGGTTAAGTGGCATCAAAGCGAATCAAACCATCTTAACAACTATCATGGATGCGTCTGGGAGGTGCAAGGATTTCGGGAGCGCTATTGGTTGGTATAAAGAGATGGAGAGTTGCGGGGTACCACCTGATCAGAAAGCTAAGAATGTGCTTTTATCATTAGCGTCAACTCAAGATGAGCTAGAGGAAGCTAAGGAACTTACTGGTCTCAGAAATGAGACAACAACCATTATTGCTAGAGTTTATggatctgatgatgatgaagaggaggaagatatAAGTAGTGAATCTagtgatgatgaggatgaggatgaggatgaaggagatgatgatgatgcaagaGAAACTGTGTTGTATGATAAAGCACAGGAAGGGTCTTTGGGTTATGATAGCTTACAGACGGAAGAACTTGTAGGGTTATGA
- the LOC104699226 gene encoding protein DETOXIFICATION 41-like, translating into MVNELGAGNPRVAKLSVVVVNVTTILISLVLCVIVLVFRVGLSKAFTSDAEVIAAVSDLFPLLAVSIFLNGIQPILSGVAIGSGWQAVVAYVNLVTYYVIGLPIGCVLGFKTSLGVAGIWWGMIAGVILQTLTLIVLTLRTNWTSEVENAAHRVKTSATENQETANEGV; encoded by the exons atggt CAACGAGCTAGGAGCGGGAAATCCACGAGTGGCTAAGCTATCAGTGGTGGTGGTCAACGTCACGACTATTCTCATCAGCTTAGTTCTCTGTGTCATTGTGCTTGTGTTCCGCGTCGGCCTTAGCAAAGCCTTTACCAGCGACGCAGAGGTTATAGCAGCCGTCTCTGACCTCTTTCCACTCCTCGCCGTTTCCATTTTCTTAAACGGAATCCAACCAATTCTCTCTg GGGTTGCTATTGGAAGTGGGTGGCAAGCAGTGGTGGCTTATGTGAATCTTGTTACTTACTATGTCATTGGTCTTCCTATTGGCTGTGTTCTTGGCTTCAAAACCAGTCTGGGAGTTGCT GGGATCTGGTGGGGGATGATTGCAGGAGTCATACTTCAAACCCTAACTTTGATTGTTCTTACACTTAGAACTAACTGGACTTCCGAG GTGGAAAATGCAGCTCATAGGGTAAAGACTTCGGCAACTGAGAATCAAGAGACGGCTAACGAAGGAGTTTGA
- the LOC104792181 gene encoding pentatricopeptide repeat-containing protein At3g59040 isoform X1 encodes MSQTVIFKPFVSVPSSNHSQRNLQNNRINVGVKIQNRFRVICMGMLAPRKFLQKRRKMEVFKDAADETDQKRWRGLMLEIESTGSAVPVLRQYRTDGDQGLPRDLVLGTLVRFKQLKKWNLVSEILEWLRYQNWWNFSEMDFLMLITAYGKLGNFNGAERVLSVLSKMGSSPNVISYTALMESYGRGGKCNNAEAIFRRMQTSGPEPSAVTYQIILKTFVEGNKFKEAEEVFETLLDEKKSPLKPDQKMYHMMIYMYKKAGNYDKARKVFASMAGKGVPQSTVTYNSLMSFETNYKEVSKIYDQMQRSGIQPDVVSYALLIKAYGRARREEEALSVFEEMLDAGVRPTHKAYNILLDAFAISGMVEQAKTVFNSMRRDRIFPDLWSYSTMLSAYVNASDMEGAEKFFKRIKVDKFEPNVVTYGTMIKGYAKANDVEKMMEVYEKMRLSGIKANQTILTTIMDASGRCKDFGSAIGWYKEMESCGVPPDQKAKNVLLSLASTQDELEEAKELTGLRNETTTIIARVYGSDDDEEEEDISSESSDDEDEDEDEGDDDDARETVLYDKAQEGSLGYDSLQTEELVGL; translated from the exons ATGTCACAGACTGTAATTTTCAAGCCGTTTGTCTCAGTTCCTTCAAGTAATCACAg TCAGAGGAACCTACAGAACAATAGAATCAATGTTGGTGTTAAAATCCAAAACCGATTCAGAGTTATTTGTATGGGAATGCTGGCCCCAAGGAAGTTCCTgcaaaagaggaggaagatggaGGTTTTCAAAGATGCAGCTGACGAGACGGATCAGAAGAGATGGAGagggctaatgctagagattgaATCTACGGGTTCTGCTGTTCCCGTGCTTAGGCAATACAGAACTGACGGTGACCAAGGTCTTCCCAGGGATCTTGTTTTGGGTACTTTGGTTAGATTTAAGCAGCTTAAGAAATGGAACCTTGTCAGTGAG ATTCTTGAATGGCTTAGATACCAGAACTGGTGGAACTTCAGTGAAATGGATTTTTTGATGCTCATTACAGCTTATGGGAAACTAGGAAACTTTAACGGAGCTGAAAGGGTTTTGAGCGTACTGAGTAAGATGGGCTCGAGTCCAAACGTGATTTCTTATACCGCTCTCATGGAATCTTATGGGAGAGGAGGCAAATGCAACAATGCTGAAGCGATATTTCGGAGGATGCAGACTTCAGGCCCAGAGCCTTCTGCTGTAACTTATCAGATTATACTTAAGACTTTTGTAGAGGGGAACAAATTTAAAGAAGCTGAAGAGGTTTTTGAGACTCTTTTAGATGAGAAGAAATCCCCATTAAAGCCGGATCAAAAGATGTATCACATGATGATATACATGTACAAGAAGGCTGGAAACTATGATAAGGCTCGAAAAGTATTTGCTTCAATGGCTGGGAAAGGAGTTCCCCAGTCTACTGTCACTTACAACAGCCTTATGTCTTTTGAAACTAATTATAAAGAAGTTTCTAAGATCTATGACCAG ATGCAAAGATCTGGTATCCAACCCGACGTTGTTAGTTATGCTTTACTTATCAAAGCATATGGAAGAGCCAGGAGAGAGGAAGAAGCTCTATCTGTTTTTGAAGAGATGCTTGATGCTGGTGTAAG gCCGACACATAAAGCTTATAACattttgcttgatgcatttgctaTTTCTGGGATGGTGGAGCAAGCAAAGACCGTCTTTAATAGCATGCGGCGGGACAG AATTTTCCCGGATCTCTGGTCCTACTCAACTATGTTATCAGCATATGTGAATGCCTCTGACATGGAGGGTGCTGAGAAATTCTTCAAGAGGATAAAAGTAGATAAATTTGAACCGAATGTAGTCACCTACGGGACAATGATAAAAGGGTATGCAAAAGCGAATGATGTTGAGAAGATGATGGAGGTATATGAGAAAATGAGGTTAAGTGGCATCAAAGCGAATCAAACCATCTTAACAACTATCATGGATGCGTCTGGGAGGTGCAAGGATTTCGGGAGCGCTATTGGTTGGTATAAAGAGATGGAGAGTTGCGGGGTACCACCTGATCAGAAAGCTAAGAATGTGCTTTTATCATTAGCGTCAACTCAAGATGAGCTAGAGGAAGCTAAGGAACTTACTGGTCTCAGAAATGAGACAACAACCATTATTGCTAGAGTTTATggatctgatgatgatgaagaggaggaagatatAAGTAGTGAATCTagtgatgatgaggatgaggatgaggatgaaggagatgatgatgatgcaagaGAAACTGTGTTGTATGATAAAGCACAGGAAGGGTCTTTGGGTTATGATAGCTTACAGACGGAAGAACTTGTAGGGTTATGA